The DNA region TTGCTATGTTCCCGGCTGATGCATTGAAGCTTTTTGCAATATTGTTTATAGTTGGAATTGGAGCTGGAATTCTAACCGATAAATTATTTCCAAAGCTAAACTTTACGAAAAAATTCGGTCATCAAAAATTACCTTTGCATGAAGAACAGAAATGTGACTGCTTCAATTTTAAAAACATTATCCAGCAAGTAAAACGACCATCCTTGCAACGTGTGTTGCTATTTGTCATCGTAGGATTTTTGATTTATGGAATTATGATTGGTTACATTGCGCATGAAGAAAAGAGCTGGATAAGAAATACCTTACTGGTCACATCTTTCATTGCTCTTTACATCATCATCACCGTTCCCGATCATTTTCTGAAAGAACATCTCTGGAATCACATTGTCAAAGTTCATATTCCCAAAATTCTGCTCTGGACTTTTGGAGCTTTACTGATTATTCATTTCCTGTTGGATTCTATAGACATCAAAGCCTGGGTTCAGAGTAACATTATAGTTGTTCTTTTAGTTGCTTGCATCATTGGTCTGATTCCGGAATCAGGACCTCACCTGATTTTTGTTACTCTTTTTGCTACCGGATCAATTCCGTTCAGTGTTCTTGTGGCAAGTTCAATTGTACAAGATGGACACGGCATGATCCCGCTTCTGGCAGAAACGAAACGTGGTTTCATCTTGGTAAAAGCCATAAATTTCGGTTTCGGTTTTGTTATCGGTTTATTGGGATTGCTTAGCGGATTTTGATCGATATTTCATATTTCAATTTTGTAGATAGCTATTCTTAGCTTGACATCTGTAACTCATTCAAATTTTCTCAGTTTCAAATTAAGGAAAGTTAATGAGGAAAAATATAGCAATTATCACTGCCGGAGGTAGCGGCAGACGATTTGGAAGTAATAAAAAGAAGCAATTTGTTGAAATTGCAAATCGGCCAATCTTATTCTGGACGATTGATAAATTTGTTAGATATGATGAAATTCACAAGATAATCATAACCTTACCACCAGAAGATTTCGCTGAACAACAAGAACTGATAGAAAAAGAATTCCATTCGCATATATTTAAATTTGTTAAAGGTGGAAAAGAACGACAAAATTCAGTTTTCAATGCACTTTCTGCTTGTTCCAGAGATACAGATTTTGTATTTATCCATGATGGAGTTCGTCCTTTTATCAGCTTGGAAGAAATAAAAAAATTACATGAAAATGCTTTAAAATTTGATGCCGTAATTCCTGGCTACAAAGTAAAAAACACTATCAAACAAATCGGGGGCAATCAAATAAAAAAAACAGTTCCCCGTCAGGCTCTGATCGCGGTTCTTACACCGCAGATTTTCCGATATTCGATTATCTGGGAATGTCACCAAAAAGCCAAAAAAGATAATATTATCTGCACTGATGATGCTGCTTTGCTTGAATATTTTAATATACCTGTTCACTGGATCGAATGCTCTTCCAAAAATATAAAAATAACTGAGCCGAACGATCTGAGATTAGCAGAATTCTATTTGAAAAATGAGATGGAGAAAAATACATGAATTTAAAGAAATTAGAAAATTTTGAATTGAAAATCCCATTTCCTATTTTGGGAATTGGTTGTGGTGTATTGGGACTGAGCTTAGCCAAGGTAAGTGTAAAAATGGGAAAATATGCTTCTCAGCTGCTGCGAGCTTTAGAATATCGCGGTTATGATTCCACCGGAGCAGCCTTCCAAAAAGATGATTTAGATGTAAAACTTTTGAAAGATGTTGGAGCTCCCAGCACACTTGTAAAAACTCTGGGCATCGAAGATGAAGAAGGTAAGATTTTCTGCGGCCAGGTTCGCTGGGCTACGTTTGGAAATGTTACTCAAAAAAACGCACAACCTCACAAGGTAAAATGTAAACAATTTATTTACGGCGCTCATAATGGCAACATTACCAACACGCGCGAATTAAAAACATTCCTGCTTTCCGAAGGTCATAATGTAGTATCTGATAATGATGGTGAGATGCTGGTTCATACCGTGGAACATTATTTTGATAATGAACTCAGTAAGATCCGCATCGAAGATCAAACTGATCATAAAATAAGAAAAGAATGCATGAGAAAAGGCATCATTCAAGCTGCCGATAAAATGGTCGGTTCTTACGCTGCTGTTGTGGTCGATCCTCTTACCGAAACTTCCTGGGCAATAAAAGGTGGCAGCAGTTTATATTTTGGAGTGGGAGAAATTGATGACAATCAATTCGGCCTGGCTTCTTCTGATCTTACAGCTGTTCTTCGTTTTACAAAAATGTTGGTTAACTTGCGGGAAGGTGAGTTTGTAGAATTTCAAGTAAATGAATTTAAGATCTTCGCTTTTAAAGAAATCAAAGTAAAAAAACCAGGTAAAAAAGATCAGATCATCAATGCCGGAGATCAGATTAAAAAACAACCAGTTCGTTCTAAACTAAGAGCAGAAGACACCGAATTGCTGCCACCATTTGATTATTTTATGGAACAGGAAATTCATGCCGAAGTAGAATCTTCCGGCAAATTGGTAAAATTATTTCAAGGTGGATCGAACACAGCAAAGCACATGCTGAACCTTTTACAAAAGGAAAATATCTATAAAACATTGGAAGAGCTTTACAAGAAAATTTCCAAAGAAGATGAGCATGAAATGCAACAAAAGATATTCGATGATTTTAGAAACAGTGATGAAGCTGAGAATTTTTACAAAAAGGTAAAGGCAAAATATCCTGCCATTTACAATGAACTGGTAAAAAAAGATTTTGAGAAAAAATACTTTTTCTCTTCCGACAAAAACCTTTATATTGATCTTTTGGGAAAAGATTTTGATAAAATAAGTTTACTGATCTCCAAAGCTCTGGATACTTTAAATGAATTCCAAGACGTCGATGAATTCAACAAAAGTGTGGATGATTTTCTAGAGATTGCTCATAATACCTGCAAAAATAATCGAAATATTTATACTATTGCCTGTGGTACTTCATACCACGCTACTTTAGTTGCAGCACTGTTTTTCAACGAGATCGCCAACTTGGAAATAATTCCTATTCTACCCGGAAATTTCCGTGGTCAATATTCTCGAAGTCTGCACGATAACGACGTTATTATCGGTGTTTCTCAGAGTGGCGAAACCAAAGATCTGATCGATATTTTCAACGATGTGGAGAAATCTGGACTCAACATTAAAAAAGTTGTGCTGGTAAACAATATGAATTCTACTTTAGGTCAGGAAAAAAGTGATGTTTCCATTCCTATTTTCTGCGGACCGGAAATAGCTGTTCCTGCTACCAAAAGCTTCATAAATCAGATAACTCTTTTCTATTATCTTGCTATCAAAACTGCGGAAAAACATCTGGAAATAATCAAAGAAATCGATCCCAAAAATCATAAAAAGCTTCAGCATTCCATTGCCGAAAGAAAAGAATCTATCAAACTTATCCCCAAATTAATTCAAGAGACCATCGAAACAACAGAAGACCAGATCGAATTTGTAGCCAGCAAGATTTATATGGAACCCTCGATGCATATTCTGGCCACCAAGATCATGGGAGTTGCCAAAGAAGGTGCACTGAAAATACGTGAAACTGTTCTGAATCACACTGAAGGTGGTGAAGCTTCAGAATTCAAACATGGCCCCAATACAATTTTGGGGAAAAATACTGTTTTTGGTTTGAAAAGCGTAAAAGCAATGATCAGACATTTCAACAACACTCTGGATGAAATGGATCTGATAGCAGAGAAAAGAGGCCTGAAATCAGATGATCGCCGAAAAATCTCGCGAGCTCTCAGTAATTATGTTTTCACGCAATCTTATCCTTTTAATCTTTCACCAAAAGCGATGAAAGTATTCAAGGAAACTGCTGAAAAATTTGATTTTTTCCAAAATGCTTATCGAAACTATCCCCTTATCTATGTAACTGGTCCTGATGAAAGGGATGTAAATTTGACTATTTCCCAGATCAATACTCATAAAATTCGTGGTGGTGACACATTTGTAATTGCAGAAGAAGATGATAAACTTTTTGAAAATGCCAAAACAAATCCACACGATGAAGGTTATTATGGCTGGGGATACATTATTCTTCCCAAAACTGGTGATACTCTGCTTACAACTTTTTCTGCAACTATCGTCCTGCAGATTTTGGCACTGAAAATGAGTGTGAGAAAAATGGCTTATCTGGATCGTATGGAGATCAGCGATCATGGTGTTCATCCCGACGTTCCTAAAAATGTATCCAAATCAATAAC from Candidatus Cloacimonadota bacterium includes:
- a CDS encoding arsenic efflux protein, with protein sequence MILEIIEHAFMITGFVFVMMLVIEYVNVQTKGSWHQVLQNKRWLQYVLAAVLGVIPGCLGSFTVVALFSHNIVSFGALVTTMIATSGDEAFVMLAMFPADALKLFAILFIVGIGAGILTDKLFPKLNFTKKFGHQKLPLHEEQKCDCFNFKNIIQQVKRPSLQRVLLFVIVGFLIYGIMIGYIAHEEKSWIRNTLLVTSFIALYIIITVPDHFLKEHLWNHIVKVHIPKILLWTFGALLIIHFLLDSIDIKAWVQSNIIVVLLVACIIGLIPESGPHLIFVTLFATGSIPFSVLVASSIVQDGHGMIPLLAETKRGFILVKAINFGFGFVIGLLGLLSGF
- the ispD gene encoding 2-C-methyl-D-erythritol 4-phosphate cytidylyltransferase — encoded protein: MRKNIAIITAGGSGRRFGSNKKKQFVEIANRPILFWTIDKFVRYDEIHKIIITLPPEDFAEQQELIEKEFHSHIFKFVKGGKERQNSVFNALSACSRDTDFVFIHDGVRPFISLEEIKKLHENALKFDAVIPGYKVKNTIKQIGGNQIKKTVPRQALIAVLTPQIFRYSIIWECHQKAKKDNIICTDDAALLEYFNIPVHWIECSSKNIKITEPNDLRLAEFYLKNEMEKNT
- a CDS encoding SIS domain-containing protein; its protein translation is MNLKKLENFELKIPFPILGIGCGVLGLSLAKVSVKMGKYASQLLRALEYRGYDSTGAAFQKDDLDVKLLKDVGAPSTLVKTLGIEDEEGKIFCGQVRWATFGNVTQKNAQPHKVKCKQFIYGAHNGNITNTRELKTFLLSEGHNVVSDNDGEMLVHTVEHYFDNELSKIRIEDQTDHKIRKECMRKGIIQAADKMVGSYAAVVVDPLTETSWAIKGGSSLYFGVGEIDDNQFGLASSDLTAVLRFTKMLVNLREGEFVEFQVNEFKIFAFKEIKVKKPGKKDQIINAGDQIKKQPVRSKLRAEDTELLPPFDYFMEQEIHAEVESSGKLVKLFQGGSNTAKHMLNLLQKENIYKTLEELYKKISKEDEHEMQQKIFDDFRNSDEAENFYKKVKAKYPAIYNELVKKDFEKKYFFSSDKNLYIDLLGKDFDKISLLISKALDTLNEFQDVDEFNKSVDDFLEIAHNTCKNNRNIYTIACGTSYHATLVAALFFNEIANLEIIPILPGNFRGQYSRSLHDNDVIIGVSQSGETKDLIDIFNDVEKSGLNIKKVVLVNNMNSTLGQEKSDVSIPIFCGPEIAVPATKSFINQITLFYYLAIKTAEKHLEIIKEIDPKNHKKLQHSIAERKESIKLIPKLIQETIETTEDQIEFVASKIYMEPSMHILATKIMGVAKEGALKIRETVLNHTEGGEASEFKHGPNTILGKNTVFGLKSVKAMIRHFNNTLDEMDLIAEKRGLKSDDRRKISRALSNYVFTQSYPFNLSPKAMKVFKETAEKFDFFQNAYRNYPLIYVTGPDERDVNLTISQINTHKIRGGDTFVIAEEDDKLFENAKTNPHDEGYYGWGYIILPKTGDTLLTTFSATIVLQILALKMSVRKMAYLDRMEISDHGVHPDVPKNVSKSITVD